GTGCGGATCGCGGCCTTAGCTTGACTCTGTCGGTGATCTTGGTCGCTGCTGTGTCAGCCGGCGGCTCGCCAGGAGCGCTGGCGTGGGATGTCCTGTTGATCGAGGTAGTCCTGGAAGGCCGTCGGTGGTCGTGGGGGCGCGTTTGTGCCGGGAGGTTGCCGGCTGAGGCGTTCGATGTTGACCGCGATGGCGGTGAGCACGTGCTGTAGGTGGGTTTTGCTCTGTCCTCGGTAGCGGCAGCGGCGCATGCCATGACCGTGGGTGAACTCGAAAATGGTCCCCTCGATGCCGGAACGCACCGCGTAGCGCTTGTGCCAGGCCGGTTCCTGTCGTTCGGCGCGGTTGCGCAGCTGCAGTTCGAGCAGTTCTTTCGGAGGGAAGCCCACGCTGCGCGCGGAAGCACGGGAGGTGGTGCACTGGGCTCGGACCGGGCAGGGTTGGCACTGGCTGGTGGTGAAGCGGGCCACGATCAGCGGGGCCGAGGTCGGCGAGGATGTCGGATACTGACCTTCTCGGTTCAGGGTGACGTCATGGTGGCGTAGTGATAAGTCCGGTTTGTGCGATGAAGCCGTTGAGCAGGTCGGGCCGGTATTGCAGGCGTTTGAGGCGGGTGCGGACCGCTGCGGCCAGGGCGTCGATGTCGAACGGGGCGAGGTTGGCCAGACTGCGTTTGAGGTGCGCCCACACGCCCTCGGCCGGGTTGAGCTCCGGGGCGTAGGACGGCAGCCGGAACACCGTCAGCCACGTCCGCTTGTCGATCAACCCGCGCATCAGGGCGTCGACGTGGTGGGTGTAGTTGTCCCACACGAGCACGATGTTCCCGCCGAGCTGCCGGTGGGCGGCGTCCAGCAGGGCGGCGAAGTCCGCTTCGCGGAAGCCCTTCTTCTCGCCCTTGCGGCCGCGGTGGACCATCATCCGGTAGATCAGGCGGGTCCGGTGGCCGGGTTTGCGGCAGACCGGACCGGCCAGGGACAGGCGCGCCTTGCCCGCGGTGCGCACCCGCAACACCGGCGTCCGGCCACGCCGGGCC
This portion of the Saccharothrix syringae genome encodes:
- a CDS encoding transposase gives rise to the protein MGPHDLAPGGKRIKARDAWLCFADESGQLLRPPRARTWARRGRTPVLRVRTAGKARLSLAGPVCRKPGHRTRLIYRMMVHRGRKGEKKGFREADFAALLDAAHRQLGGNIVLVWDNYTHHVDALMRGLIDKRTWLTVFRLPSYAPELNPAEGVWAHLKRSLANLAPFDIDALAAAVRTRLKRLQYRPDLLNGFIAQTGLITTPP
- a CDS encoding transposase: MARFTTSQCQPCPVRAQCTTSRASARSVGFPPKELLELQLRNRAERQEPAWHKRYAVRSGIEGTIFEFTHGHGMRRCRYRGQSKTHLQHVLTAIAVNIERLSRQPPGTNAPPRPPTAFQDYLDQQDIPRQRSWRAAG